One Misgurnus anguillicaudatus chromosome 19, ASM2758022v2, whole genome shotgun sequence genomic region harbors:
- the LOC141350838 gene encoding Fc receptor-like A: protein MNVPVHWKDFDVDVILDSPVHPVTEGDNLTLRCLYRDKKPSNLRAEFYKDGSVVQNQTTGDMMIIPTVSKSHEGFYYCKHPEKGESQKSWISVRVSGASHVKMFGFNMITSLLAVCTYLTVTVVLVFKCCKLRDPHSSVEDQLQYAVREDETSI, encoded by the exons atgaacgttccagtgcactggaaggATTTTG ATGTTGATGTGATTCTGGACAGTCCTGTTCATCCTGTGACTGAAGGAGATAATCTGACTCTACGCTGTTTATATCGAGATAAAAAACCCTCTAACCTGAGAGCTGAATTTTATAAAGATGGATCAGTGGTGCAGAATCAGACTACAGGAGACATGATGATCATCCCTACAGTCTCAAAATCACATGAGGGTTTCTACTACTGTAAACACCCAGAGAAAGGAGAATCTCAAAAGAGCTGGATCTCAGTCAGAG TTTCAGGAGCTTCTCATGTGAAGATGTTTGGCTTCAACATGATCACTTCTCTGCTGGCAGTTTGTACATATCTGACAGTAACAGTCGTGCTGGTTTTCAAATGCTGTAAACTAAGAG ATCCTCACTCATCTGTTGAAGATCAGTTGCAGTATGCAGTAAGAGAAGATGAAACATCAATCTGA